A region of Paenibacillus sp. 37 DNA encodes the following proteins:
- a CDS encoding S8 family serine peptidase: MRSLKRVFLLFLTFSILLGNFEVAIGFAASAGGNGNTSIPVTTQNSQEDTSTDPEEGSVPIDEVDSDITNEEEIPEKEEEEVVEETVPLPEEPVQVDSPKNDVSDVLNNISVMGDVHNNKPRSKFLVRLKKEFSVQLPSVTESVYKESADQKSMKIQGLMSEEPSSSTSDIEYKLDLYNVKSLESVNSLSMELNTEEVNLLLSDPKIESIEEDKPIEIAADNVTEVEDKSVKESAQTIPWGIHSTGAYMLQSKKGTGDRVVKVAVFDTGVVDHQDLNIAGGVSFDESSTSYTDDKGHGTHIAGTIAAIDNGVGVVGISPSTELYAVKVIDGTGNGYTSSVIQGIEWAINNNINIINMSFVSSQYSEALHEEILRAKEAGIIIVAAAGNSGLGEDTIKYPAKYPEVVAVGAVDYSYHRADFSSTGSELDLVAPGFGIISTTMDGAYGVSSGTSNAAAHVTGAASLLWSHNPSWTGEEVVQRLYETVTPLEDTHETGRGLLNVAKAANVIEGSIAPLSEENLSGLNTVIPVEPEGEITTASYDLKNNGATIEPGETVTVSLKLEGDQNGSNPHRQIIVEVSAASNPNNIIASQTISNPSLNVDIPYTWRTSASTPTGTYYIKYRYPGVTSGKFDDTFIINVAQQGSGQDTYEPNNTILTAKTVNPGNSYISYISSSSDIDYYKLTADKDGQISITLDIPSSVDYEMDIYNESGIQVGESSNGTGITEHIDFEVTATKSYYIKITGFSGQFSTSPYTLTLSNITAQAFKAPTGLEAVPYATSIKLSWNTMPDATSYVVRLDGKEVGTVNTSSYTFSSLEPLKAYKLEVAAVYAGGKSSFASIQSSTTIPELFVAKPEDIDQPAGRDQVYSFTPATTGVYRIRTSAYQGSGPDVDTELSIYSSLQLTKQMASNDDANDSVFSEITISLVGGQTYYVKVNGFDTTPLRARITADVVSSSIPYIYLNQPQDINEQAGNSNVYVFIPASNGKFRIATSRYNGSASSKINDTELNVFSDADMLTPITNGYNDDKGESVYSEVIVNLSAGTPYYVRVNEANKRKVFARLQITAAGQTGFDSLKLGEAVSLSKPSGEEAYLQFTPSTTGKYRFFTSYYPGSNEVNDTDIALYSDPEMERLLDSNDDVKGYRPYGDLFSKLEVTLNAGTTYYMAVGSYGSVQGLRAQLTVESMAHSTRETAQVIPFGEIIYKDQAGNDLSVSSLYDVDYYKIELKESEQISLYVSEGKASLEDQSGFTIGFFGEASERAVELAPGTYYLKINSGVFAKDFKSQIYEILININRVEYTNGNYGEEIPALRTLSRAKKNDLVIDATPGSGDSVTLHYPVQTANNQLYYEVKTLYRAGSHLVNKGFVEGNFKKGDEVPVVWKGDVWTYSEFKDYFASYGVVSGKDRYWAKSGIYEVTVWRFISIHKKYDPIQFLVSVSNDGSRTLNWKPVPPKSMNGRAVTSSMKDRDNCSECEEYYYRYVMGPNEAVPKSGYDIWFKEIYGPNKIQRFWENSEKAALCKGKTGKDLIHCSLENIGQIPILGEAADAVNGVAYLIEGDAANALWSLGAMVPFLGNGVSGFKTVKKIYKSNPCGCMPEGTIIQTKNGEKPIEEVKVGDLVLAKDTDRNIQSYKPVEHLFNTTADVIYTLQIGEADVRTTGNHRFWIKNRGWIPADELVVGDQVELQDGSLERINSIEFNYEIVKVYNFTVTEFHSYYVSELGILTHNLEDACDIRKYQNLKTKTTGQKGSSNGDKLAKEIEEATDMKRPSGWDAHHIVPVGCKKDACVKLQKIFKELDIDLNSSANGVYLPKDKGSATTIIDGTTMATHNGGHSISYYEFVLERLQPVSKDKKKVVAEIEFIRQELMSGRLKIGNLGKNGEAYGI, from the coding sequence TTGAGAAGTCTAAAACGTGTATTTTTATTATTTTTAACTTTTTCAATTCTGCTTGGAAATTTTGAAGTTGCAATAGGTTTTGCTGCTTCAGCAGGTGGTAATGGGAACACTTCAATTCCAGTAACTACGCAGAACTCGCAAGAAGACACATCTACAGACCCTGAAGAGGGTTCTGTACCGATTGACGAAGTGGATAGTGATATAACTAATGAGGAGGAAATACCAGAGAAGGAGGAAGAGGAAGTTGTTGAAGAAACTGTCCCACTGCCTGAAGAACCAGTTCAAGTAGATTCTCCAAAAAATGATGTAAGCGATGTTTTAAACAATATTAGCGTTATGGGAGATGTACATAATAATAAGCCTCGTTCTAAATTTTTGGTTCGGCTTAAAAAGGAATTTTCGGTTCAGCTTCCTTCAGTAACTGAAAGCGTTTATAAAGAGTCGGCAGACCAGAAGAGTATGAAAATTCAAGGTTTAATGTCAGAAGAACCGTCAAGCTCGACTAGTGACATCGAATACAAACTTGATCTATATAATGTGAAAAGTTTGGAAAGTGTAAACTCTTTATCTATGGAGCTGAATACTGAAGAAGTTAATCTTCTTTTGTCTGATCCTAAAATAGAGTCAATAGAAGAGGACAAACCAATTGAGATTGCAGCTGACAATGTAACAGAAGTAGAAGATAAATCAGTAAAAGAGAGTGCGCAAACTATCCCTTGGGGAATTCATTCAACAGGTGCGTACATGCTTCAGTCCAAAAAGGGTACTGGTGATCGTGTTGTTAAGGTAGCGGTATTTGATACAGGGGTTGTAGATCATCAAGATCTTAATATTGCTGGAGGGGTAAGTTTTGATGAATCATCGACCAGCTATACAGATGACAAAGGACACGGTACACATATAGCAGGTACGATCGCAGCTATTGACAATGGGGTCGGAGTTGTGGGTATCTCTCCATCCACAGAACTATATGCAGTTAAAGTAATTGATGGTACAGGTAATGGTTACACAAGTTCGGTCATTCAGGGTATAGAGTGGGCGATCAATAACAACATTAATATTATTAACATGAGTTTTGTATCGTCCCAGTATAGTGAAGCTTTACATGAAGAAATTTTGAGAGCGAAGGAAGCCGGAATCATTATTGTGGCTGCAGCGGGTAACAGTGGTTTAGGAGAAGATACAATTAAATATCCTGCCAAGTATCCTGAAGTTGTTGCAGTAGGTGCTGTTGATTATTCGTATCACAGAGCTGACTTTTCAAGCACCGGTAGTGAACTGGACTTGGTTGCTCCCGGATTCGGCATTATTAGTACTACGATGGATGGTGCATACGGAGTTTCTTCAGGAACCTCCAACGCAGCTGCACATGTGACTGGTGCTGCATCATTGTTATGGAGCCATAATCCTTCTTGGACTGGTGAGGAAGTAGTTCAAAGGCTATATGAAACTGTCACACCTTTAGAAGATACTCATGAAACTGGCCGTGGGCTTCTGAATGTGGCTAAAGCAGCCAATGTCATTGAAGGTTCAATTGCACCTCTCTCGGAAGAAAACTTATCTGGATTGAATACGGTGATTCCAGTTGAACCGGAAGGTGAGATTACAACAGCTTCGTATGATTTGAAAAATAACGGCGCTACAATCGAGCCAGGAGAGACAGTTACCGTTTCACTTAAGCTAGAGGGTGACCAGAATGGTAGTAACCCTCATAGACAAATTATTGTTGAGGTATCTGCTGCCTCTAATCCAAATAACATTATTGCTTCACAGACGATATCCAATCCAAGCTTAAATGTAGACATACCTTATACTTGGCGTACGTCTGCTTCAACTCCAACCGGAACGTATTATATCAAGTATCGCTATCCGGGTGTAACTTCGGGTAAGTTCGATGACACATTTATCATTAATGTTGCACAACAAGGATCAGGGCAAGATACGTATGAACCCAATAATACAATTCTTACAGCCAAAACTGTTAATCCAGGAAATAGCTATATTTCATACATCTCTTCAAGTAGTGATATTGACTATTACAAATTGACAGCTGATAAGGACGGACAGATCTCAATAACATTAGATATACCTTCTTCTGTAGACTATGAAATGGATATCTATAACGAGTCGGGGATTCAGGTAGGTGAATCTTCCAATGGAACTGGCATCACTGAACATATTGATTTTGAAGTGACGGCTACCAAATCATATTACATTAAAATTACTGGTTTCAGTGGTCAGTTCAGTACATCACCATATACACTTACGCTAAGCAATATAACAGCACAAGCATTCAAAGCGCCGACAGGGCTTGAGGCAGTGCCTTATGCAACAAGTATTAAGCTCTCTTGGAACACCATGCCAGATGCCACATCTTATGTAGTAAGACTGGATGGAAAAGAAGTAGGAACAGTTAATACATCTTCATATACTTTCAGCAGTCTTGAGCCCTTAAAAGCGTATAAACTTGAAGTGGCAGCGGTATATGCTGGAGGCAAAAGCTCATTTGCTTCAATTCAGTCATCAACAACTATTCCCGAACTATTCGTAGCAAAGCCGGAAGATATAGATCAGCCTGCGGGCAGAGATCAAGTATATAGTTTTACACCAGCTACAACAGGGGTATATCGTATCCGCACTAGTGCATACCAAGGATCAGGTCCTGATGTAGATACAGAGTTGTCTATTTATTCGAGCCTCCAACTTACGAAGCAAATGGCCTCTAATGATGATGCCAATGATTCGGTGTTTTCAGAGATTACTATCAGTCTTGTTGGTGGACAGACCTATTATGTGAAAGTAAATGGTTTTGATACGACACCGTTACGGGCAAGAATAACAGCTGATGTTGTTAGTTCAAGTATTCCTTATATTTATCTTAACCAACCTCAGGATATTAATGAACAAGCAGGTAATAGCAATGTGTATGTATTTATCCCTGCGAGTAACGGTAAATTTAGAATTGCTACAAGCAGGTATAATGGCAGTGCCAGTTCCAAAATTAATGATACGGAATTAAATGTTTTCTCCGACGCAGATATGCTGACACCGATTACCAACGGTTACAATGATGACAAAGGAGAATCTGTCTATTCAGAAGTTATTGTTAATCTAAGCGCCGGAACACCGTATTATGTTCGTGTAAATGAAGCGAATAAGAGAAAGGTATTTGCCAGACTTCAGATTACTGCTGCAGGTCAGACAGGATTTGATTCTTTGAAACTAGGTGAGGCAGTAAGTCTATCCAAACCAAGCGGCGAAGAAGCATACCTTCAGTTTACTCCGTCCACAACGGGTAAATATCGTTTCTTTACATCATACTATCCTGGTAGTAATGAAGTGAATGATACTGACATTGCCTTGTATAGTGATCCAGAGATGGAACGACTTTTGGATTCAAACGATGACGTGAAAGGATATAGACCTTATGGAGATTTATTCTCCAAGTTAGAAGTCACTTTGAATGCCGGTACTACGTATTATATGGCTGTAGGCAGTTATGGTTCTGTACAAGGTTTACGTGCACAACTGACTGTAGAGAGTATGGCACATAGTACAAGGGAGACTGCACAAGTTATTCCATTTGGAGAGATTATATATAAGGATCAGGCAGGTAATGACCTTTCGGTTTCATCATTGTATGATGTAGATTACTATAAGATTGAACTTAAAGAGTCTGAACAAATCAGCTTGTATGTATCTGAAGGAAAAGCAAGTTTAGAAGATCAAAGTGGGTTTACAATAGGGTTCTTTGGAGAAGCGAGCGAGCGAGCTGTTGAGTTAGCTCCAGGCACCTACTATCTCAAAATAAATTCTGGTGTTTTCGCAAAAGACTTTAAAAGTCAAATTTATGAGATATTGATAAATATAAATCGAGTTGAATATACCAATGGAAACTATGGTGAGGAAATACCTGCACTAAGAACATTGAGTCGCGCTAAAAAGAACGATCTAGTTATAGATGCAACACCAGGGTCAGGAGATTCGGTAACACTTCATTATCCAGTCCAAACTGCTAATAATCAGCTTTATTACGAAGTTAAGACCTTATATCGTGCTGGTAGTCATTTAGTTAATAAAGGTTTTGTCGAAGGTAACTTTAAAAAAGGGGATGAAGTTCCTGTAGTTTGGAAGGGTGATGTTTGGACTTATTCTGAATTCAAAGATTATTTTGCAAGTTATGGTGTGGTATCAGGTAAAGATAGATACTGGGCTAAGAGTGGAATATACGAAGTAACAGTATGGAGATTCATAAGTATCCATAAAAAATACGATCCAATCCAATTTTTGGTCAGTGTTTCAAATGATGGATCAAGAACACTGAATTGGAAACCAGTACCTCCTAAATCCATGAATGGTAGAGCTGTCACTTCAAGTATGAAGGACAGGGATAACTGTTCTGAGTGCGAAGAATATTATTATCGGTATGTAATGGGTCCAAATGAAGCTGTTCCAAAAAGTGGATATGATATTTGGTTTAAGGAAATATATGGACCGAATAAGATACAAAGATTTTGGGAAAATTCTGAAAAAGCAGCGTTGTGTAAAGGTAAAACTGGTAAAGATCTTATTCATTGTAGTTTAGAAAATATAGGTCAAATTCCTATACTGGGTGAAGCCGCAGATGCCGTAAATGGAGTAGCTTATTTAATTGAGGGGGATGCTGCCAATGCATTATGGTCTCTAGGGGCTATGGTTCCGTTCCTAGGTAATGGAGTATCAGGGTTCAAAACCGTTAAAAAGATTTACAAAAGTAATCCGTGTGGTTGTATGCCAGAAGGAACCATAATTCAGACAAAAAACGGGGAAAAACCGATTGAGGAAGTTAAAGTCGGCGACCTTGTTCTGGCTAAAGATACAGATAGAAATATACAGTCATATAAACCTGTAGAACACTTATTTAATACTACTGCGGATGTAATTTATACACTTCAGATAGGCGAAGCAGATGTAAGAACAACAGGTAACCATAGATTTTGGATCAAAAATCGCGGATGGATACCAGCAGATGAGTTAGTAGTTGGTGACCAAGTTGAGCTTCAGGACGGATCTTTGGAGCGTATCAACTCTATTGAATTCAATTATGAGATCGTGAAGGTTTACAATTTCACAGTTACTGAATTCCACTCCTATTATGTCTCTGAATTGGGGATTTTGACTCATAACCTTGAAGATGCATGTGATATTAGAAAGTACCAGAATTTAAAAACCAAAACTACTGGACAGAAGGGTAGTAGTAACGGTGACAAATTGGCTAAGGAGATTGAAGAGGCCACTGATATGAAAAGACCATCGGGTTGGGATGCTCATCATATTGTACCTGTTGGGTGTAAAAAAGATGCCTGTGTGAAGTTACAGAAGATATTCAAAGAGTTGGATATAGATCTTAATTCTTCTGCTAATGGAGTATATTTACCTAAAGATAAAGGTTCAGCGACTACGATCATTGACGGAACAACGATGGCGACTCACAATGGTGGACATTCAATTAGTTATTACGAGTTTGTACTTGAAAGACTTCAGCCAGTGAGCAAGGACAAAAAGAAAGTAGTAGCTGAGATTGAGTTTATTCGTCAAGAACTTATGTCAGGGAGATTAAAAATAGGTAATCTTGGTAAAAACGGAGAGGCATACGGAATTTAA
- a CDS encoding imm11 family protein, which yields MKVYELKHNDSSMELNTLDWDHELASDFNGEAKAKIWTPTKVKTLYKKKYSDFPRLIIGKPIMKGNVKKVFEAHISREVELLPLIHDELELYVVNITNVLDCVDWNRSDVRRYSDGDWAGFNKLVFDFSKIPSDTYMFKIKETALVKVYVTDLFKTIVEKQKFKGLNFSIVYDSEFTQEKEDEQQRLYNIALEEIDRNKGEESSYDNARRLVDQGEAMASGPWKMQLDQQGQFWLGELLKDLSYQWIMPAYIPPVLLLKSWHKVARSEI from the coding sequence ATGAAGGTATATGAACTGAAACATAACGATAGCAGTATGGAATTAAATACTTTGGATTGGGACCACGAACTGGCTTCAGATTTTAATGGAGAGGCTAAGGCGAAAATATGGACCCCGACTAAAGTAAAAACATTGTATAAAAAAAAATATAGTGATTTTCCTCGATTAATAATAGGGAAGCCAATTATGAAAGGAAATGTGAAAAAAGTATTCGAAGCTCATATCTCGAGAGAGGTTGAATTATTACCATTAATTCATGATGAATTAGAGCTTTATGTAGTAAATATTACGAATGTTTTGGATTGTGTGGATTGGAATCGCTCTGATGTAAGAAGGTATAGTGACGGGGATTGGGCAGGATTCAATAAACTGGTGTTTGACTTTTCAAAAATACCCAGTGACACGTATATGTTTAAAATTAAAGAGACTGCCTTAGTGAAAGTGTATGTTACTGATCTATTTAAAACAATTGTAGAGAAACAGAAATTTAAAGGTTTAAATTTCTCCATAGTATATGATTCTGAGTTTACACAGGAAAAGGAAGATGAGCAGCAACGTTTATATAATATAGCTCTGGAAGAGATTGATCGAAACAAGGGAGAAGAATCTAGCTATGATAATGCACGTAGACTTGTAGATCAGGGAGAAGCCATGGCTAGCGGTCCGTGGAAGATGCAATTGGATCAGCAGGGACAATTCTGGCTTGGTGAGCTGCTTAAAGATTTGTCTTATCAGTGGATTATGCCAGCCTATATTCCCCCCGTGTTGCTTTTAAAGTCTTGGCATAAGGTTGCGAGATCAGAAATATAA
- a CDS encoding OmpL47-type beta-barrel domain-containing protein, with protein sequence MRGLTRNIAAITAMAIIISLLSPLFGGVGTLYAADVSGAPVTIHSLKGNKSANGIYYGAVELELIAQDTGSGISVTRFSLNNGDTWSTYTQPILFSDKKVYNVIYQSISNNSRVETPKELKFTIKKDTIPPETTIQVTGTQGQNSYYISPVTISLQGTDTQSAVEYTEYSLDGGLTWMRYTAPFTASEEQSAVYYRSRDLDGNMEKTKKGKISIDVTAPTAPDFGFAPYEWSNSTYSVTIFDGMDDQSGIMKSQYRLDKTGLWTDYKGTFDVSGDKLRTIYARTMDNAGNVSEIQEYTLQFDKVPPSVPEIYLTYDEWKNHEVYVSLEGGTDEDSQVRGYEYKIGTDTEWQEYISSFPVQQEGITKVYARTLDRAGNVSATVEAEVRIDLTPPSPPENLFKVSQLGSTAVIRWSPAKDELSGIYGYEIYNGDTLLGETTDTKFTITNLTLNEMQSISIVAIDKAENYSENSKPLIFFTNNLAVSAYRDHTFAWNQEGQVWGWGLNSNYQLGEATTANRTSATRITTLDGFSMISTGLKQNIGLRPDGTVWTWGANDYTNQRLPLTKVPGLEKVVSISAGLQHYMALKEDGTVWTWGDNGLGQLGVGGKLPYNSLEPVQVAGLTDVVAINGSYYNSMALKEDGTVWIWGDGSRAIGYKTSTSTIHYSPIQIAGLSNIVQIDMTYLHGLALRNDGTVWSWGMNESGQLGLGDYIDHPTPTQIPNLNNVIKITAGYSHSMALTNNGEVWTWGNNYYGEVGDGTTIQKRPSPVKAAHLKGATDIEAGEMYGFALKKNGSLWAWGFNMYGQLGNGATTAQPTRVLVNGINYPVDKDAPTAPGQLRITGKTSSTAVMYWDESEDNHAVKEYLVYSGSTLFSTLPVDGKSLESIINYTATGLAPGQTYTFTVKAKDYQGNISTSSNSVTVTTEQSFTRQMSGGQSHSLALKSDGSVWAWGYNQMGQLGVKGAYLAKTPIQIPTLNSITSITSGPDYNLALKSDGTVWAWGSNMNGQLANTNSRQQDIPMKIDGLDSVIAIDAGTSHALALKKDGTVWAWGSNYYGDLGLGHNNSQYAPTKIPTLSGVKSISAGAFFSFAIKSDGTVWAWGANGFGQLGDGTKVQKNVPIRIAGLTGVESISLGFYHGLALKQDGTVWAWGYNYNGQLGDGTNTERLTPVRINSLSGISQISTGNFNSLARTSTAVYSWGSNNAGELGTGGYYATNSPDKVASITSVQSIAAGTSHGMALSNNNLLAWGANSDGQLGNGLTTNSYVPVNVTGMSTAKAAVASKAAAAPKAQSMNKTPEEQEMLTKLVSPDFIAPTAPSNVSVTRNGRKLVLDWEPSTDDVGVKEYWIYLNDELILKTQSYTKVEIQELANKLVNITIKGVDEAGNISVASAPVTP encoded by the coding sequence ATGAGAGGCTTGACACGTAATATTGCTGCTATAACAGCAATGGCAATAATAATATCCTTGCTCTCTCCCCTTTTTGGGGGAGTAGGCACTTTATACGCAGCGGATGTATCAGGTGCACCTGTCACAATACATTCACTGAAGGGTAATAAGAGCGCTAATGGTATTTACTATGGTGCTGTAGAATTGGAATTAATTGCTCAGGATACAGGGTCAGGTATATCTGTGACCAGATTCAGTCTAAATAATGGTGATACCTGGTCAACTTATACACAACCAATTCTTTTTTCAGATAAGAAAGTTTACAACGTCATCTATCAATCGATTAGTAACAATAGTCGAGTAGAGACGCCCAAAGAGTTGAAATTTACAATTAAGAAAGATACAATTCCTCCTGAAACTACGATTCAAGTTACGGGAACCCAAGGGCAGAACTCATACTACATAAGTCCTGTTACGATAAGTCTTCAGGGTACAGATACGCAATCCGCGGTTGAATATACTGAATACAGCTTGGATGGCGGATTGACTTGGATGAGATACACAGCTCCATTTACAGCCAGTGAGGAGCAGAGTGCTGTATATTATCGTTCAAGAGATCTTGATGGTAATATGGAAAAGACAAAAAAAGGAAAAATTAGTATTGATGTAACAGCGCCAACAGCACCGGATTTCGGATTTGCACCTTATGAATGGAGCAATTCTACCTACTCAGTTACTATTTTTGATGGTATGGATGACCAAAGTGGGATTATGAAGTCACAGTATCGATTGGATAAAACTGGCCTTTGGACTGATTATAAAGGTACGTTCGATGTGAGCGGTGATAAATTAAGAACAATCTATGCCAGAACCATGGATAACGCTGGGAATGTCAGTGAAATACAAGAATACACTCTGCAGTTTGACAAAGTGCCTCCTTCTGTTCCTGAAATTTATTTGACATATGACGAATGGAAGAACCATGAAGTATATGTGAGTCTTGAAGGGGGGACGGATGAAGACAGTCAGGTCCGTGGTTACGAGTATAAAATAGGTACAGATACAGAATGGCAAGAATACATCAGTTCATTCCCTGTACAGCAAGAGGGGATCACCAAAGTTTATGCTCGAACCTTAGATAGAGCAGGTAATGTAAGTGCAACAGTTGAAGCAGAAGTGAGGATTGATCTTACTCCGCCTTCTCCACCTGAGAATTTGTTTAAAGTTAGCCAATTGGGCTCAACTGCTGTAATACGTTGGTCTCCTGCTAAGGATGAATTGTCTGGTATATATGGATATGAAATTTACAATGGCGATACACTTCTAGGTGAGACTACAGACACCAAGTTTACGATTACTAATCTCACACTTAATGAAATGCAGTCTATCTCAATCGTAGCGATAGATAAAGCTGAGAATTATTCAGAAAACAGCAAGCCTCTTATTTTCTTTACTAATAATTTGGCTGTCTCGGCCTATAGGGACCATACCTTTGCGTGGAATCAGGAAGGTCAAGTCTGGGGCTGGGGGCTCAACAGTAATTATCAGTTGGGTGAAGCTACAACAGCCAACCGTACAAGTGCTACCAGAATAACGACTCTTGACGGTTTTTCAATGATCTCTACGGGTTTAAAACAGAATATTGGACTCCGCCCAGATGGAACTGTATGGACATGGGGCGCTAATGACTATACTAATCAACGTCTTCCGCTTACGAAAGTTCCAGGATTGGAAAAAGTAGTTTCCATCTCAGCAGGACTTCAACATTACATGGCACTTAAGGAAGACGGAACTGTATGGACTTGGGGAGATAACGGCTTAGGTCAACTCGGAGTCGGTGGCAAGTTACCTTATAATAGTCTTGAACCAGTTCAGGTTGCAGGTCTAACTGATGTTGTCGCGATCAATGGAAGCTACTATAACAGTATGGCGTTGAAAGAGGACGGAACAGTTTGGATCTGGGGAGATGGAAGTCGGGCGATTGGGTATAAGACTTCAACCAGTACTATTCACTATTCTCCAATTCAAATAGCGGGCCTATCAAATATTGTTCAAATTGATATGACATACCTGCATGGACTTGCTCTCAGAAATGATGGAACTGTCTGGAGCTGGGGAATGAATGAATCGGGTCAATTAGGTCTGGGAGATTATATTGATCACCCAACCCCTACCCAGATACCGAATCTGAATAACGTCATTAAAATCACTGCAGGTTACTCACATAGTATGGCCTTAACGAATAATGGAGAAGTTTGGACGTGGGGGAATAACTACTATGGAGAAGTTGGAGACGGAACAACTATTCAGAAGCGTCCATCTCCTGTAAAAGCAGCCCACTTAAAGGGTGCTACAGATATTGAGGCCGGTGAAATGTATGGCTTCGCTCTTAAGAAGAATGGTTCTTTATGGGCATGGGGATTTAATATGTATGGGCAATTAGGGAATGGGGCAACAACAGCACAACCTACACGTGTACTAGTAAATGGAATCAATTATCCCGTGGATAAGGATGCTCCGACTGCACCAGGACAACTTAGAATTACCGGAAAGACCTCTTCTACAGCAGTGATGTACTGGGATGAATCAGAAGATAACCACGCAGTAAAAGAATATCTGGTATATTCAGGTTCAACTTTGTTTAGTACATTGCCAGTAGATGGTAAGTCTCTAGAATCTATTATTAATTACACTGCAACCGGCTTAGCCCCTGGTCAGACATATACCTTTACCGTTAAGGCTAAAGATTATCAAGGCAATATTTCTACTTCGAGTAATAGTGTAACTGTTACTACAGAGCAGTCTTTTACTAGACAGATGTCGGGAGGACAAAGTCACTCACTCGCACTTAAAAGTGATGGATCTGTATGGGCATGGGGATATAATCAAATGGGGCAGTTAGGTGTTAAGGGCGCATATCTTGCCAAAACACCGATTCAAATTCCCACTCTGAATTCTATTACCTCAATTACATCTGGACCAGACTACAATTTAGCACTTAAAAGTGATGGTACAGTTTGGGCATGGGGAAGTAATATGAATGGTCAATTAGCGAATACAAATTCAAGGCAGCAAGATATTCCTATGAAAATAGATGGTCTAGACTCTGTCATAGCTATCGATGCTGGAACAAGTCATGCTTTGGCGTTGAAAAAAGATGGTACAGTTTGGGCATGGGGGAGTAACTACTATGGTGATCTGGGACTAGGACATAATAATAGTCAATATGCTCCGACTAAAATTCCAACTTTATCAGGCGTTAAATCAATTAGCGCAGGTGCTTTCTTCAGTTTTGCGATTAAATCGGATGGTACAGTCTGGGCATGGGGAGCTAATGGTTTCGGACAACTCGGAGATGGGACAAAAGTTCAAAAGAATGTTCCAATCAGAATTGCAGGATTAACAGGAGTAGAAAGTATCTCCTTAGGTTTCTACCATGGACTTGCATTAAAGCAGGACGGCACTGTCTGGGCATGGGGGTACAATTATAATGGTCAGTTAGGTGATGGTACCAACACTGAGCGGCTAACTCCAGTTAGAATAAACAGTTTATCTGGTATTAGCCAAATCTCAACAGGTAACTTTAATAGTTTGGCCAGAACTTCAACTGCAGTGTATAGCTGGGGATCAAATAATGCCGGAGAGTTAGGTACAGGAGGATACTATGCTACAAATTCACCAGATAAGGTTGCTTCTATAACTTCTGTACAGAGCATTGCTGCTGGAACAAGTCATGGTATGGCTTTGTCCAATAATAACCTGTTGGCATGGGGGGCAAACAGCGATGGGCAATTGGGCAATGGTTTAACTACTAATTCATATGTTCCAGTTAATGTTACGGGAATGTCTACGGCTAAGGCAGCAGTTGCCTCAAAGGCAGCCGCGGCACCAAAAGCTCAATCAATGAATAAAACTCCTGAAGAACAGGAAATGCTTACTAAACTAGTTTCACCTGATTTTATAGCTCCTACAGCTCCTTCCAATGTGAGTGTAACCCGCAATGGTAGAAAACTTGTATTGGATTGGGAACCATCGACAGATGATGTAGGAGTGAAGGAATATTGGATATATTTGAACGACGAGTTGATATTGAAGACACAATCGTATACTAAAGTTGAAATACAAGAATTAGCTAATAAACTAGTTAATATCACAATTAAAGGCGTCGACGAGGCAGGTAATATTTCAGTAGCCAGCGCCCCTGTAACACCATAA
- a CDS encoding GNAT family N-acetyltransferase: MDHVSIEHTPPAAVEYLALRQVSGLSPMSREGAEIGLPNSLFAVCLREEDMLIGMGRVIGDGGCFFQVVDIAVHPDVQGMGYGKLIMSEIMNYLREAVPARGLVSLLADVPADQLYAQFGFEYTSPKSEGMWWRQGEEGPTT, from the coding sequence ATGGATCATGTGAGTATTGAACACACACCACCCGCAGCAGTGGAGTATCTTGCTTTACGGCAGGTTTCGGGTCTTAGCCCGATGAGCAGGGAAGGGGCGGAGATTGGATTACCGAATAGCCTGTTTGCCGTATGTCTGCGTGAAGAGGATATGCTGATAGGCATGGGGCGAGTGATTGGAGATGGAGGTTGTTTCTTTCAGGTCGTCGATATTGCTGTACACCCGGATGTTCAGGGAATGGGGTATGGAAAACTGATCATGAGCGAGATTATGAATTATCTGCGTGAAGCAGTACCTGCCCGTGGTTTGGTCAGTCTGCTGGCGGATGTTCCGGCTGATCAACTTTATGCTCAATTTGGATTTGAATACACCAGCCCAAAATCGGAGGGCATGTGGTGGAGGCAGGGAGAAGAAGGACCGACTACCTAG